A genomic stretch from Sulfurihydrogenibium azorense Az-Fu1 includes:
- a CDS encoding sigma-70 family RNA polymerase sigma factor, which translates to MQVQTVNKNEIIIEYLPKIKYIVKALKHENLPPIVDEEDLIQVGVLGLYDALEKYDPSKGIKLSTYAEIRIRGYIIDHLRQLDWVPRSVRSKIKNLENKIAQLEAQLGRQAKTEEIANYLGMTVEEYMTYAEVLANKVLISLDSDVSKDDDESLHLWEVISSNDDTPDKVVEEKQLKEILSDIILNHLDERERLLISLYYYEELNMKEIADILGITESRVSQLHTKIMLKLKNLVMKYLE; encoded by the coding sequence ATGCAGGTACAAACAGTAAATAAAAACGAAATAATAATAGAGTATCTACCAAAAATAAAGTATATTGTAAAAGCATTAAAACACGAAAATTTACCACCAATAGTTGATGAAGAAGATTTAATTCAAGTAGGGGTTTTAGGTCTATACGATGCTCTAGAAAAGTATGACCCATCAAAAGGTATAAAGTTATCAACATACGCAGAGATAAGAATCAGAGGATACATAATAGACCATTTAAGACAACTTGACTGGGTTCCAAGGTCTGTAAGGTCTAAAATAAAAAACCTTGAAAATAAAATAGCTCAACTTGAAGCTCAGCTTGGAAGACAGGCAAAAACAGAAGAAATAGCAAACTATCTTGGTATGACTGTAGAAGAGTATATGACTTACGCTGAAGTTTTAGCAAACAAAGTATTAATTTCCCTTGACTCAGACGTAAGTAAAGATGATGATGAAAGTTTGCATCTATGGGAAGTTATATCCTCTAACGATGATACACCAGATAAAGTAGTTGAAGAAAAACAGTTAAAAGAAATACTTTCTGATATAATATTAAATCATCTTGATGAAAGAGAGAGACTTTTGATAAGCTTATACTACTATGAAGAGTTAAATATGAAAGAAATAGCTGACATACTCGGTATAACCGAATCAAGGGTTTCACAGCTCCATACTAAGATAATGCTTAAACTTAAAAATTTAGTAATGAAATACTTAGAGTAA
- the dprA gene encoding DNA-processing protein DprA yields MEEILSCLELYFIKGLGNVSIKKLIEHYSTATSVLNADFNDLKENFGENIAKLITNRDTSLKEKALKEYEKAEKLGVKIVPLSYQDYPFLLKNIPDPPPVIYIKGIFPIPENTVAVVGSRKHSSYGVYVVNSIVRELAKSGVNIVSGMALGIDTIAHKVALEEGSFTTAVLGSGIDVVYPFENRKLYDKITENGCVISEFPIGTKPSSYTFPQRNRSIAGLSYGVFIIEAPDKSGSLITANYGNEYGRLVFTVPANINLSTAKGNNSLIKEGAIAITEFKDLKEFLPFLKSSVNIDYLSDLTEQEKEVLMFLDSKKYYDEILEKFSNKYPDIDSILFNLQLKNLIQSDSMFYYRVV; encoded by the coding sequence ATGGAAGAGATATTATCTTGTTTAGAGTTGTACTTTATAAAAGGTTTGGGAAATGTATCTATTAAAAAGTTAATTGAACATTACTCTACTGCAACTAGCGTTTTAAATGCAGACTTTAATGACTTAAAAGAAAACTTTGGAGAAAATATAGCAAAGTTAATAACAAACAGAGATACATCTTTAAAAGAAAAGGCTTTAAAAGAGTATGAAAAAGCAGAAAAATTAGGTGTAAAAATAGTTCCCCTCTCTTATCAAGATTACCCTTTTTTGTTAAAAAATATTCCGGACCCGCCACCAGTTATCTACATTAAAGGCATTTTCCCCATTCCAGAAAATACCGTTGCAGTAGTAGGCAGTAGAAAACATTCAAGCTACGGTGTTTATGTTGTAAACAGTATAGTTAGAGAACTTGCTAAATCAGGTGTAAATATAGTCTCCGGAATGGCTTTAGGGATAGACACTATAGCCCACAAAGTTGCATTGGAAGAGGGAAGTTTTACAACGGCAGTTTTAGGAAGTGGCATTGATGTAGTTTACCCTTTTGAGAACAGAAAACTTTACGATAAGATAACTGAAAATGGCTGTGTTATATCAGAGTTTCCAATTGGAACTAAACCTTCTTCTTACACATTTCCTCAAAGAAATAGGTCAATAGCAGGACTATCTTATGGTGTTTTTATTATTGAAGCTCCAGATAAATCTGGAAGTTTGATAACAGCAAACTATGGAAACGAATACGGAAGGCTTGTCTTTACAGTTCCTGCAAACATAAATCTATCTACAGCTAAGGGTAATAACTCTCTTATAAAAGAAGGAGCTATAGCTATAACAGAGTTTAAAGATTTAAAAGAGTTTTTACCATTTTTAAAATCCAGTGTAAACATTGACTATCTATCTGACCTAACAGAGCAGGAAAAAGAAGTTTTAATGTTTTTAGACAGTAAAAAGTACTACGATGAGATATTAGAAAAGTTTTCAAATAAGTATCCAGATATAGATTCTATACTGTTTAATCTGCAACTGAAAAATCTAATACAGTCAGATAGCATGTTTTACTACCGCGTTGTGTAA
- the acpS gene encoding holo-ACP synthase: MKIYTGIDIVENSRIEKAYSRFKEKFLKKVYTQREIEYCLKKNDFIPCLAARFAAKEATIKAYYQLSCKTLRYKDIEVVGKKGAPAEILLHNDIYHTKNLNISISISHEKNYSVAVVIIYTA; encoded by the coding sequence ATGAAAATATACACAGGCATAGACATAGTAGAAAACAGTAGAATAGAAAAAGCTTACAGTAGATTCAAAGAAAAATTTTTAAAAAAAGTGTACACACAAAGAGAAATTGAGTACTGCCTGAAAAAAAATGATTTTATTCCCTGTTTAGCTGCAAGATTTGCTGCCAAAGAGGCAACCATAAAAGCTTACTATCAATTATCATGTAAAACCCTCCGGTATAAAGATATAGAAGTAGTAGGTAAAAAAGGAGCTCCTGCAGAAATTTTACTGCACAATGATATCTATCATACCAAAAACCTTAATATATCTATTTCAATCTCTCACGAAAAAAACTATTCTGTTGCAGTAGTTATCATCTATACTGCATAA
- a CDS encoding ArnT family glycosyltransferase — protein MDSRENLKFYLFAFITVFIFFWNFWYNDVWIPNESFYAEAVREMFESKNFLDIYYNYEPRFNKPPLTYWVIALSSLIFGLNEFAIRLPIVLMAVGSLFLTYKIGELLYGRYVGIFSFFVMAFSFQFVINSRYASPEVPLLFFFTLTLYLFLKGYKKKNLLYIFLSYVSLGLTVLTKGYPYFFVLGGIVGFYLLIESNFNLKEFFKKLIDIKIYIGVPISLVIGLSWIVYMSLKFGDTFWSVYNEETVKRAFGEESRISDLFFYLIVILWGFLPYSLAFYYSFVDSFKRLLKDFSFIFSWIFVMFVVFTVAKGKIPTYFIQAHPALSVLVGYYLVNHNPSGFKKVLWGASFVIPTVVITVLNGYMVSTFNLDYFYYFIILSPFIFLLRYRDYKLIPFLSTMITFFILTVSLLVKVEKYRPYKEIGEIINYNVPDRSVPLIIQNRFFHNMPFYAKRKVLRDYSEGQIVQYWQSHNYMVALVEENTLNKINGKVLWSGYLYPNSESRFAIFLKNVAKAEKGDYSGFVKMYLIYTTR, from the coding sequence ATGGATAGTAGAGAAAATTTAAAGTTTTACCTTTTTGCTTTTATAACAGTATTTATATTTTTCTGGAACTTTTGGTATAACGATGTATGGATACCTAACGAGAGTTTTTATGCTGAAGCTGTAAGAGAGATGTTTGAATCTAAAAACTTTCTTGATATTTACTACAACTATGAACCAAGGTTTAATAAACCTCCCCTTACTTACTGGGTTATAGCTTTATCTTCTTTAATATTTGGTTTAAACGAGTTTGCCATAAGACTTCCTATTGTTTTGATGGCTGTTGGGTCTTTATTTTTAACTTATAAGATAGGAGAGCTTCTTTACGGTAGGTATGTTGGTATTTTTTCTTTCTTTGTGATGGCTTTTAGTTTTCAGTTTGTTATAAACTCAAGATATGCATCTCCCGAAGTCCCTCTTCTTTTCTTTTTTACACTTACTTTGTATTTATTTTTAAAAGGTTATAAAAAAAAGAACCTTTTGTATATTTTCCTTTCTTACGTATCCCTTGGTTTAACTGTTCTTACTAAGGGGTATCCTTACTTTTTTGTTTTAGGTGGTATCGTGGGTTTTTATCTTTTGATTGAAAGTAATTTTAATTTAAAAGAGTTTTTCAAGAAGTTAATTGATATAAAAATCTATATAGGCGTTCCTATTTCCTTGGTTATAGGGCTTAGCTGGATTGTTTATATGAGTCTAAAGTTTGGGGATACATTCTGGAGTGTTTATAATGAAGAGACAGTAAAAAGGGCTTTTGGGGAAGAATCAAGGATTAGTGATTTATTCTTTTATCTAATAGTTATTCTTTGGGGATTTTTGCCTTACTCTCTGGCGTTTTACTACTCTTTTGTAGATAGTTTTAAAAGGTTGTTAAAGGATTTTTCTTTTATATTCAGCTGGATTTTTGTAATGTTTGTAGTGTTTACAGTAGCAAAAGGAAAGATACCTACTTACTTTATTCAAGCTCATCCTGCTTTGTCTGTTTTAGTTGGATATTATCTTGTTAATCATAATCCTTCTGGATTTAAAAAGGTTTTATGGGGAGCTTCTTTTGTTATTCCTACTGTTGTTATTACTGTTTTAAATGGTTATATGGTCTCTACATTTAATTTAGACTACTTTTACTACTTTATAATTTTATCTCCGTTCATTTTTCTTTTAAGATATAGAGATTACAAGTTGATTCCTTTTTTATCTACGATGATAACATTTTTTATTTTGACAGTATCTCTACTTGTAAAGGTAGAAAAATATAGACCTTACAAAGAGATTGGAGAGATTATAAACTACAACGTTCCTGATAGGTCTGTGCCTTTGATTATTCAAAATAGATTTTTCCATAATATGCCTTTTTACGCCAAAAGAAAAGTTTTAAGAGATTACTCAGAAGGTCAGATAGTTCAGTACTGGCAAAGTCATAACTATATGGTTGCATTGGTGGAAGAAAACACTTTAAATAAAATAAACGGAAAAGTTCTTTGGAGTGGTTATCTTTATCCTAATAGCGAGTCAAGGTTTGCCATCTTTCTAAAGAATGTTGCAAAAGCAGAGAAAGGAGATTACTCTGGATTTGTGAAAATGTATCTCATTTACACAACGCGGTAG
- a CDS encoding ribonuclease HII, producing the protein MDSLEKKIYKNGYKYIVGIDEAGRGPIAGPLVISAVIFKYNQKPFVYADSKKLSPKERDSLYNEILENALDYSIVVVDNEKIDSLGISSALKEGIYKAIEKLYIKPDYAILDFINIDLDFDSISIPKADEVSHTVAAASILSKITRDRIMEDYSKIYPNFSFDKHKGYPTKQHYQEIKMYGITPIHRKSYRLF; encoded by the coding sequence ATGGATAGCCTTGAAAAAAAGATTTATAAAAACGGTTATAAATACATAGTAGGAATAGATGAAGCCGGAAGAGGGCCTATTGCTGGTCCTCTTGTTATTTCAGCTGTTATTTTTAAATATAACCAAAAACCTTTTGTATATGCAGATTCTAAAAAGTTATCTCCCAAAGAAAGAGATAGTCTTTACAACGAGATACTTGAAAACGCTTTAGATTACAGTATAGTTGTAGTAGATAATGAAAAAATTGACTCTTTAGGGATTTCTTCTGCATTAAAAGAAGGTATTTACAAAGCTATAGAAAAGCTTTACATAAAACCAGATTATGCAATTTTAGATTTTATAAATATTGACCTTGATTTTGACAGTATATCTATACCAAAAGCAGATGAAGTATCTCATACGGTTGCAGCTGCAAGTATCTTATCAAAAATAACAAGAGACAGAATTATGGAAGATTACTCAAAAATTTACCCTAACTTTTCTTTTGACAAACATAAAGGTTATCCTACGAAGCAACATTATCAAGAGATAAAAATGTACGGAATAACTCCAATTCATAGAAAATCTTATAGGTTATTTTAG
- a CDS encoding shikimate kinase codes for MKNIYLVGFMGSGKSTVGKLLADKTSRDFVDVDKLIEEREKMKIKDIFEKKGELYFRELEKKYLQELLNTQNLVVSTGGGLGADAENMNQMKKNGIVIWLDLNLNTILERIKNDENRPLLNQPLDKIKKLFDERKKVYGLATYRINAENKTPFQIVEEILNKIKTK; via the coding sequence ATGAAAAACATATACTTAGTAGGCTTTATGGGAAGTGGAAAGTCAACGGTAGGAAAATTACTAGCAGATAAAACTTCTAGAGATTTTGTTGACGTAGACAAACTTATAGAAGAAAGAGAAAAAATGAAAATTAAAGATATTTTTGAAAAAAAAGGAGAACTTTACTTTAGAGAACTAGAAAAAAAATACCTTCAAGAATTACTAAACACACAAAACCTTGTAGTATCAACAGGAGGAGGATTAGGAGCTGACGCTGAAAACATGAACCAAATGAAAAAAAACGGTATAGTTATATGGTTAGATTTGAATCTTAACACTATATTAGAAAGAATAAAAAATGATGAAAACAGACCTCTTTTAAACCAACCCCTAGATAAAATTAAAAAGCTCTTCGATGAAAGAAAAAAAGTGTACGGACTTGCAACCTACAGGATAAATGCAGAAAATAAAACACCCTTCCAGATAGTAGAAGAAATCTTAAACAAGATAAAAACAAAATGA
- the trpD gene encoding anthranilate phosphoribosyltransferase, with product MIKELIKKITEKKNLSKEEVLFLFQEIMDRKLTDAQLGAVLIGLKMKGETVNEISAAATVMRDKAIKVNVKDKSKLVDTCGTGGDNIGTFNVSTISAFVVAASGAKVAKHGNRSVSSKCGSADLMESLGVKIDMPPEKVERCIDEVGLGFLFAPIFHPAMKNVVRQRREIGVRTIFNILGPLSNPADAPYQLMGVYDKDLVEPIAKVLVNLGIKRAFVVHGLEGLDEVSLTAETLVAQVDGEDIKVYTVKPEDFGLKRVSIEDLKGGDIIENKEIALNILTGKDYSPKTDFVALNSGFALKVAGVVSSIKEGIELAKESIYSKKAYEVLEKLRNLS from the coding sequence ATGATAAAAGAACTTATAAAAAAGATTACGGAAAAGAAGAATCTATCTAAAGAAGAAGTCTTATTCCTATTCCAAGAGATAATGGATAGAAAACTTACAGACGCTCAACTGGGAGCTGTTCTTATTGGCCTTAAAATGAAAGGAGAAACGGTAAATGAGATATCTGCAGCTGCTACTGTAATGAGAGATAAAGCTATTAAAGTAAACGTTAAAGATAAATCTAAGTTGGTAGATACTTGTGGAACAGGTGGTGATAATATAGGTACTTTTAATGTCTCAACAATATCAGCTTTTGTAGTTGCGGCAAGTGGTGCAAAAGTTGCAAAACACGGAAACAGGTCTGTATCTTCCAAATGTGGTAGTGCAGACCTTATGGAAAGTTTAGGCGTTAAAATAGATATGCCTCCAGAAAAAGTTGAAAGATGTATAGATGAAGTAGGTCTTGGATTCTTGTTTGCTCCTATTTTTCATCCTGCTATGAAAAATGTTGTAAGACAGAGAAGGGAAATTGGTGTAAGAACTATTTTTAACATTTTAGGTCCTCTTTCAAATCCAGCTGATGCACCTTACCAGTTGATGGGAGTGTATGATAAAGATTTAGTTGAGCCTATAGCAAAGGTTTTGGTAAATTTAGGAATAAAGAGAGCATTTGTTGTTCATGGACTGGAAGGTTTAGATGAGGTCTCTCTAACAGCAGAGACTTTAGTGGCTCAGGTAGATGGAGAAGATATTAAAGTTTACACAGTAAAGCCAGAAGATTTTGGTTTAAAAAGAGTATCTATAGAAGATTTAAAAGGTGGAGATATAATAGAAAATAAAGAGATAGCTCTTAACATACTAACAGGGAAAGACTACAGTCCTAAAACTGATTTTGTAGCTTTAAACAGCGGATTTGCTTTAAAGGTTGCAGGTGTAGTTAGTAGTATTAAAGAAGGTATAGAACTGGCAAAGGAGTCTATATACTCTAAAAAGGCTTACGAAGTTTTAGAAAAACTTAGAAACTTATCATAA
- a CDS encoding SDR family oxidoreductase, whose product MVLEEKLAFITGASRGIGRAIALKLASMGCDVIVNYYKSKEKAEEVVKEIESMGRKGYAIQGDFGVKEDIDRVFDEITEKFGYLDIFVSNAVASGREVVGGFAPFLRLKEKGTLRIYNITTFGFIWSSQRAVKLMEGREGKIIAISSTGTRDYMPNYAIHGSAKAALETLVRYLAVEVGPMGINVNCVSGGPIDTEAIQLFPNYEEVKEGTIKLTPLGRMGQPEDIAGVVGFLCTPDARWIQGQTIIVDGGLSLVRGGR is encoded by the coding sequence ATGGTTTTAGAGGAGAAGTTAGCATTTATTACAGGAGCAAGTAGAGGAATAGGGAGAGCTATAGCCTTAAAACTTGCTTCTATGGGATGTGATGTAATAGTAAACTACTACAAAAGTAAAGAAAAAGCAGAAGAAGTTGTAAAGGAGATAGAATCAATGGGTAGAAAAGGGTATGCAATACAGGGGGATTTTGGGGTAAAAGAAGATATTGATAGGGTATTTGATGAGATAACTGAGAAGTTTGGATATTTAGATATTTTTGTAAGTAATGCAGTAGCTTCAGGAAGAGAAGTTGTTGGTGGATTTGCACCGTTTTTAAGATTAAAAGAAAAAGGAACTTTAAGAATATACAACATAACCACTTTTGGTTTTATCTGGTCTTCTCAAAGAGCTGTAAAATTGATGGAAGGTAGAGAAGGTAAAATAATTGCAATCTCTTCTACAGGAACAAGGGACTACATGCCAAACTATGCTATACACGGTTCTGCAAAGGCAGCTTTAGAAACTTTAGTTAGATATTTAGCTGTAGAAGTAGGTCCTATGGGTATAAACGTAAACTGTGTATCTGGAGGTCCTATAGACACAGAAGCTATTCAACTGTTTCCCAACTACGAAGAAGTAAAAGAAGGAACTATAAAACTTACACCACTTGGAAGAATGGGACAACCTGAAGATATAGCAGGAGTTGTTGGATTTCTGTGTACTCCAGATGCAAGATGGATACAAGGACAAACCATTATTGTAGATGGAGGATTATCACTAGTCAGAGGAGGCCGTTAA
- a CDS encoding 7-carboxy-7-deazaguanine synthase QueE, whose amino-acid sequence MRLLKKNLYKETFKVVEIFRTVEGEGRWVGLPVVFIRLEGCNLRCSWCDTTYSYDGKTYTVKTLEEILKEVSTYNLKRVCITGGEPFLTSNLDILVKSLLDEDYYVFIETNGTLWNERFKDLNLDRLYITCSPKPPFYFVNKDLIPYIKELKFVVDENLSLNHIIKPDFIDIIKSDIIVLQPESNKPEMVKKALNLQDQLLQLGIESRIIPQCHKVLGLP is encoded by the coding sequence ATGAGATTGTTGAAGAAAAACCTGTATAAAGAAACTTTTAAAGTTGTTGAAATATTTAGAACAGTTGAAGGAGAAGGTAGATGGGTTGGCCTTCCCGTTGTTTTTATAAGACTTGAAGGATGTAATCTAAGATGTAGCTGGTGTGATACAACATACTCTTACGATGGAAAAACCTATACAGTAAAGACATTAGAAGAAATATTAAAAGAAGTTAGTACCTATAACCTCAAAAGGGTATGTATAACAGGTGGAGAGCCTTTCTTAACATCGAATTTAGATATTTTAGTAAAATCACTACTTGATGAGGATTACTACGTTTTTATTGAAACAAACGGAACTCTATGGAATGAAAGATTTAAAGATTTAAATTTAGATAGACTATACATTACCTGCTCTCCAAAACCACCATTTTACTTTGTAAACAAAGATTTAATCCCTTACATAAAAGAGCTAAAATTCGTTGTAGATGAAAACCTATCTTTAAACCACATAATAAAACCAGATTTTATAGATATAATAAAAAGTGATATAATCGTTTTACAACCTGAAAGTAATAAACCAGAAATGGTAAAAAAAGCTTTAAACTTACAAGACCAGCTACTACAACTTGGTATTGAAAGTAGAATCATCCCTCAATGTCACAAAGTTTTAGGACTTCCTTAA
- the sdhA gene encoding succinate dehydrogenase flavoprotein subunit has product MLSYDVLIVGAGGAGLMAALEASKAKDVKVAVISKVYPTRSHTGAAQGGINAALANVDPSDNPEVHTFDTVKGSDYLGDQDAIEFMCYEAPKRIYELEHLGVPFSRLPDGRIAQRPFGGAGFPRTCYAADKTGHVILHTLYEQCLKNDVEFLNEWFVFELIIDNNEAKGVIAIDIRSGEVHAIKAKAIIFATGGYARVYWVRNTNAIGSTGDGMAICYRAGIPLKDMEFVQFHPTGLRSTGILVTEGARGEGGYLINNRGERFMERYAPQKMELAPRDLVARSIETEILEGRGWGEGMMAYVHLDLRHLGAEKIKSRLPQIRQLCIDFEGVDPIEEPIPVRPTAHYSMGGIDVRDYKTSMTGVNGVFAVGECACVSVHGANRLGGNSLLDLVVFGKPAGAAAVEYARNKPDDNFNLKSEEERARREIENLLKKESKENINDIRIEMAQTMWDKVGIFREEKPMLEAIEKIKELKERYKNLAPGDSGKIFNTALINYIELGFLLDLAEAIATTAVLRKESRGAHARRDYPNRDDENFLKHSLAYYTPEGPKVEYCEVRITKYQPQERKY; this is encoded by the coding sequence ATGCTTAGCTATGACGTTTTAATAGTGGGAGCAGGCGGTGCCGGATTAATGGCTGCCCTTGAAGCAAGTAAAGCTAAAGATGTAAAAGTTGCCGTTATCTCTAAAGTTTATCCTACAAGATCCCACACAGGAGCTGCTCAGGGTGGTATAAACGCAGCTCTCGCAAACGTAGACCCTTCAGATAATCCAGAAGTTCATACCTTTGATACTGTAAAAGGTAGTGACTACCTTGGTGACCAAGACGCTATAGAGTTTATGTGTTATGAGGCTCCAAAGAGAATATACGAGCTTGAGCATCTTGGAGTTCCATTTTCAAGACTACCTGACGGTAGAATAGCCCAAAGACCTTTTGGTGGAGCAGGATTCCCAAGGACTTGTTATGCAGCTGACAAAACAGGACACGTTATATTACATACATTATACGAACAATGTTTAAAAAACGACGTGGAATTTTTAAACGAATGGTTTGTTTTTGAGTTAATAATTGATAACAATGAAGCAAAAGGTGTTATCGCTATCGACATAAGAAGTGGAGAAGTTCACGCAATAAAAGCAAAAGCCATAATCTTTGCAACAGGTGGTTATGCAAGGGTTTACTGGGTTAGAAACACAAACGCAATAGGTTCAACAGGAGATGGAATGGCAATATGCTACAGAGCAGGAATTCCACTTAAAGATATGGAGTTTGTTCAATTCCACCCAACTGGTTTAAGGTCAACAGGAATACTTGTCACTGAAGGAGCAAGAGGTGAAGGTGGATACCTTATAAACAACAGAGGAGAAAGATTTATGGAAAGATACGCTCCTCAAAAGATGGAGCTCGCACCAAGGGACTTAGTTGCAAGGTCTATAGAAACGGAGATACTAGAAGGAAGAGGATGGGGAGAAGGTATGATGGCTTATGTCCATCTTGACCTTAGACACCTTGGAGCTGAAAAGATAAAATCAAGACTTCCTCAGATAAGACAACTTTGTATAGACTTTGAAGGTGTAGACCCAATTGAAGAGCCTATACCAGTAAGACCTACAGCCCACTACTCTATGGGTGGAATAGATGTTAGAGATTACAAAACAAGTATGACAGGGGTAAACGGTGTATTTGCAGTAGGTGAATGTGCTTGTGTATCGGTCCACGGAGCAAACAGATTAGGTGGAAACTCATTATTAGACTTAGTAGTATTTGGAAAACCAGCAGGAGCTGCTGCGGTTGAGTATGCGAGAAATAAACCTGATGATAACTTTAACTTAAAATCAGAAGAAGAAAGGGCAAGAAGAGAGATAGAAAATCTACTTAAAAAAGAAAGTAAAGAAAATATAAACGATATAAGAATTGAAATGGCTCAAACAATGTGGGATAAAGTAGGAATATTTAGAGAAGAAAAACCTATGCTCGAGGCAATAGAAAAAATTAAAGAGTTAAAAGAAAGGTACAAAAACCTTGCACCTGGAGATAGTGGTAAAATATTCAACACTGCACTTATAAATTACATTGAACTTGGATTTTTACTTGACCTTGCAGAAGCAATTGCTACAACAGCAGTTTTAAGAAAAGAAAGTAGAGGAGCTCACGCAAGAAGAGATTATCCAAACAGAGACGATGAAAACTTCTTAAAACACAGTTTGGCTTACTACACACCAGAAGGTCCTAAAGTAGAATACTGTGAAGTTAGAATAACGAAGTACCAACCACAAGAAAGAAAATACTAA
- the rplS gene encoding 50S ribosomal protein L19, with protein sequence MHQLIREIEERYLPKDIPQFRPGDTVRVHLKVKEGEKERTQIFEGLVIRVRGSGLGKTFTVRKVSYGVGMERIFPIACPSIQKIEIVKRGIVRRAKLYYIRNLKGKSARIRELKEWEIKKRSQESQAAKENNG encoded by the coding sequence ATGCATCAATTAATAAGAGAGATTGAAGAAAGGTATCTTCCTAAGGATATTCCACAGTTTAGGCCGGGAGATACTGTAAGAGTACATTTAAAAGTAAAAGAAGGAGAAAAAGAAAGAACACAGATTTTCGAAGGGCTTGTTATCAGAGTTAGAGGAAGTGGATTAGGTAAAACATTTACAGTTAGAAAAGTTTCTTACGGAGTTGGTATGGAAAGGATATTCCCTATAGCATGTCCGTCTATTCAAAAAATAGAAATAGTTAAAAGAGGTATTGTCAGAAGAGCTAAACTTTACTACATCAGAAATCTCAAAGGTAAATCTGCAAGAATTAGAGAGCTTAAAGAGTGGGAAATTAAGAAAAGATCTCAGGAATCTCAAGCTGCTAAAGAAAATAATGGATAG
- a CDS encoding PilZ domain-containing protein, producing the protein MEGTINRLLEDLEKKKKGEFFIFYEEVPIKVILNVFEINFLKKQIEFEINPKIEVMISQEKELYARVNDDILVLKALMWNREVLITSFPSFAIEPKIKRNFVRVKCPAKHPVNLEIDSELCVNLRDISEEGFSFKLPKSATFEIDKEYEGRLNVNSKTFPIIFKPLYKIERPDNTYRYGCKITQARPIVQNEIAKYVGDRQRELAKILSNFAD; encoded by the coding sequence ATGGAAGGAACAATAAATAGATTGTTAGAAGATTTAGAAAAAAAGAAAAAGGGAGAGTTTTTTATATTTTATGAAGAAGTTCCTATAAAGGTAATACTAAATGTATTTGAGATAAATTTTTTGAAAAAGCAGATTGAGTTTGAAATAAATCCTAAAATAGAAGTTATGATTAGTCAGGAAAAGGAGTTATATGCAAGAGTAAATGATGATATTTTAGTCTTAAAAGCTTTAATGTGGAACAGGGAAGTACTTATTACGTCCTTTCCTTCTTTTGCAATAGAACCAAAGATAAAAAGAAATTTTGTAAGAGTCAAATGTCCAGCTAAACATCCTGTAAATTTGGAAATAGATTCTGAGTTGTGTGTTAATTTAAGGGATATATCTGAAGAAGGATTTAGTTTCAAACTTCCTAAAAGTGCTACATTTGAGATAGACAAAGAGTATGAGGGTAGATTAAACGTAAATAGTAAGACTTTCCCAATAATATTTAAACCTTTATACAAAATTGAAAGACCAGATAATACTTATAGGTATGGGTGTAAAATTACACAAGCAAGACCAATTGTTCAGAATGAGATTGCAAAGTATGTTGGAGATAGACAAAGAGAATTAGCTAAAATACTAAGTAATTTTGCAGATTAA